A stretch of Chloracidobacterium validum DNA encodes these proteins:
- a CDS encoding DUF3810 domain-containing protein — MLRRLSATTWSLWLLAGLVSGSAYGLRVLADHAPRLVETVYAGWVYPALAAWVALPGRLVPFSLAEAVLGMLLAGSLGLGAWAAWHGRRQRPRLGILLGRGVPVAIICLGLGAHLFLLLFGYHYARTAVPNTFGLTPPPPDPVALEQFARTCVEQANAELAAAAPPLDAENGSRLPMSLAELTDLLDASFRRCPELAHLAHIQFAPPKAPWSSGLMARAGISGIFIPFTGEPHYDRYQPASSLPFTVAHEMAHQRGFAFESEANFVATIVCLRAEHPYIRYSGWAGAARYALRDLARAPARYQAVAALAGDGLRTDWRAQGRYWSRYASGRLARVSMRLNHAYLQANGVSSGVANYGEVTGWLLAWQAAGKLN, encoded by the coding sequence TTGCTGCGACGGCTATCGGCCACAACGTGGAGCCTGTGGCTGCTTGCTGGGCTGGTGAGCGGCAGCGCCTATGGTCTGCGCGTCCTCGCCGACCATGCCCCGCGTCTGGTCGAAACCGTCTATGCCGGGTGGGTGTATCCGGCACTCGCGGCCTGGGTGGCGCTGCCCGGCCGGCTCGTTCCGTTCTCGCTGGCCGAGGCGGTGCTGGGGATGCTGTTGGCGGGCAGCCTTGGGCTGGGCGCCTGGGCAGCCTGGCATGGGCGGCGGCAACGTCCACGGCTCGGCATCCTGCTTGGGCGCGGCGTGCCGGTTGCCATCATCTGCCTGGGACTGGGCGCGCATCTCTTCCTGCTGTTGTTCGGCTATCACTACGCCCGAACGGCCGTCCCAAACACCTTCGGCCTGACGCCCCCGCCGCCCGACCCGGTGGCGCTCGAGCAGTTTGCGCGAACCTGCGTCGAGCAGGCCAATGCCGAACTCGCCGCCGCCGCGCCGCCGCTGGATGCCGAAAACGGCAGCCGCCTCCCAATGTCGCTTGCCGAACTGACCGACTTGCTCGACGCCAGTTTCCGCCGATGCCCGGAACTGGCTCACCTGGCGCACATCCAGTTTGCGCCACCCAAAGCGCCCTGGTCATCCGGGCTTATGGCGCGCGCCGGTATCTCCGGCATATTCATTCCCTTCACCGGCGAGCCGCACTACGACCGCTACCAACCGGCCAGCAGCCTGCCTTTCACCGTGGCGCACGAAATGGCGCACCAGCGCGGATTTGCTTTTGAAAGTGAAGCCAATTTCGTTGCCACCATCGTGTGCCTTCGGGCCGAGCACCCCTACATACGATACAGCGGCTGGGCCGGCGCGGCGCGCTATGCCTTGCGCGACCTGGCCCGCGCGCCGGCCCGCTACCAGGCCGTGGCGGCGCTGGCTGGCGACGGCTTGCGGACGGACTGGAGAGCGCAGGGACGCTACTGGTCGCGCTATGCGTCGGGCCGCCTGGCCCGGGTCTCGATGCGCCTCAATCACGCCTACCTTCAGGCGAATGGCGTGTCATCGGGCGTTGCCAACTATGGTGAAGTGACCGGCTGGCTACTGGCCTGGCAAGCCGCCGGAAAACTCAACTGA